A genomic region of Sarcophilus harrisii chromosome 6, mSarHar1.11, whole genome shotgun sequence contains the following coding sequences:
- the LOC100913621 gene encoding cytochrome c oxidase assembly protein COX18, mitochondrial isoform X1, which translates to MLCGARQQLRQRLLPFLLGSKGYPPGRSGTLGSQNPVVPMAVCAYGATAGPIGVGGWYETLASSAPAHWAEAVLMGAQNATGLPWWASIVVTTAALRSAVTLPLAAYQHYILAKVENLQPEIKIIAKNLNYDIALRAKNLGWSKRVTRLTYLNSMRKIVSELYIRDNCHPFKATLLVWIQIPMWIFMSVALRNFSLGITDSEGDFSIKEQFSTGGVLWFPDLTVLDSTWILPVSLGILNLLIVEIFALQKLKMSRFQKYITHFTRGISVLMIPIAATVPSSIALYWFCSSFLGLSQNLLLRSPGFRQLCRIPQTRSQSDTPYKDLFAAFCARFFLRK; encoded by the exons ATGCTGTGCGGTGCTCGGCAGCAACTGCGGCAGCGGCTCCTACCCTTCCTCTTAGGAAGCAAGGGCTACCCGCCAGGGCGAAGCGGGACTCTGGGCAGCCAAAATCCCGTTGTGCCTATGGCCGTTTGTGCCTACGGTGCCACCGCGGGGCCAATCGGGGTCGGGGGCTGGTACGAAACGCTAGCCTCATCAGCCCCTGCCCACTGGGCGGAGGCAGTGCTAATGGGAGCGCAGAACGCCACCGGGCTGCCGTGGTGGGCCAGCATTGTCGTCACCACCGCAGCCTTGAGGAGCGCAGTCACGCTGCCGCTGGCCGCCTACCAGCACTACATCCTCGCTAAG GTGGAAAATTTGCagccagaaataaaaataattgccaAGAATCTTAATTATGACATTGCACTTCGAGCAAAAAACTTGGGATGGTCAAAAAGAGTAACTAG GCTTACTTACCTGAACAGCATGAGGAAGATTGTTTCAGAACTGTATATTCGGGATAATTGTCATCCATTCAAAGCCACTCTGCTAGTATGGATTCAGATACCAATGTGGATCTTTATGTCTGTTGCTCTACGAAACTTCAGTCTAGGGATAACAGATTCAGAag GAGACTTTTCTATTAAGGAACAGTTTTCAACAGGTGGAGTCCTGTGGTTTCCTGATCTCACTGTGCTTGACTCCACATGGATTCTTCCAGTCTCACTTGGAATTCTCAATTTGTTAATAGTAGAG ATTTTTGCATTACAAAAACTTAAAATGTCCCGCTTTCAGAAGTATATCACACATTTTACTCGTGGAATATCTGTGTTGATGATTCCCATTGCTGCAACAGTACCCTCA tCAATTGCTCTGTATTGGTTCTGCTCCAGCTTCTTAGGCCTCTCGCAGAACCTGCTGCTGCGTTCCCCAGGATTTCGCCAGCTCTGCCGCATACCACAGACAAGATCACAGTCAGACACTCCTTATAAGGACCTCTTTGCTGCCTTTTGTGCCAGattctttttaagaaaatga
- the LOC100913621 gene encoding cytochrome c oxidase assembly protein COX18, mitochondrial isoform X2 has product MRKIVSELYIRDNCHPFKATLLVWIQIPMWIFMSVALRNFSLGITDSEGDFSIKEQFSTGGVLWFPDLTVLDSTWILPVSLGILNLLIVEIFALQKLKMSRFQKYITHFTRGISVLMIPIAATVPSSIALYWFCSSFLGLSQNLLLRSPGFRQLCRIPQTRSQSDTPYKDLFAAFCARFFLRK; this is encoded by the exons ATGAGGAAGATTGTTTCAGAACTGTATATTCGGGATAATTGTCATCCATTCAAAGCCACTCTGCTAGTATGGATTCAGATACCAATGTGGATCTTTATGTCTGTTGCTCTACGAAACTTCAGTCTAGGGATAACAGATTCAGAag GAGACTTTTCTATTAAGGAACAGTTTTCAACAGGTGGAGTCCTGTGGTTTCCTGATCTCACTGTGCTTGACTCCACATGGATTCTTCCAGTCTCACTTGGAATTCTCAATTTGTTAATAGTAGAG ATTTTTGCATTACAAAAACTTAAAATGTCCCGCTTTCAGAAGTATATCACACATTTTACTCGTGGAATATCTGTGTTGATGATTCCCATTGCTGCAACAGTACCCTCA tCAATTGCTCTGTATTGGTTCTGCTCCAGCTTCTTAGGCCTCTCGCAGAACCTGCTGCTGCGTTCCCCAGGATTTCGCCAGCTCTGCCGCATACCACAGACAAGATCACAGTCAGACACTCCTTATAAGGACCTCTTTGCTGCCTTTTGTGCCAGattctttttaagaaaatga